One Campylobacter sputorum subsp. sputorum DNA segment encodes these proteins:
- the rsfS gene encoding ribosome silencing factor: MNQRIENIIKILDEKKAEEIQFFDMSKDEYFVDYVIIATTLGAKHSLALIDELKNKLKPLKEEFLNVEISDEWSVIDLGDMVIHLFDPAYRAKYNIEELLEQIKEMKEKIV; this comes from the coding sequence ATGAATCAAAGAATAGAAAATATAATCAAAATTTTAGACGAAAAAAAGGCTGAAGAAATTCAGTTTTTTGATATGAGCAAAGATGAGTATTTTGTAGATTATGTAATCATAGCTACAACACTAGGTGCTAAACATTCTTTGGCTCTCATTGATGAGTTAAAAAATAAGTTAAAGCCGCTTAAAGAAGAGTTTTTAAATGTTGAAATTTCAGATGAATGGAGTGTTATAGATCTAGGAGATATGGTAATTCACCTTTTTGATCCAGCTTATAGGGCAAAATACAATATAGAAGAGCTTTTAGAACAGATTAAAGAAATGAAAGAAAAGATTGTTTAA
- a CDS encoding ABC1 kinase family protein, which translates to MIKFYNPLRIWKIFRLLLTFFLLIRKKKSFFLVKPLKANQISTHINSLGASFIKLAQVLATRSDFFSPKYLEELKKIHDSLPPMSESDFKKIYKDDIFTKFNKTPIASASIGQVHEAYLKDGTKVAVKIRRYNIKKMVVCDIKIIYFLSHIFSPLFSHYTKHSIEAVISEFSSTILREISMSEELKNLEKFSQIYKNCNIKFPKAYKEYCNDDMLTMSYEEGFRFDDIQNIKKHNININKVINDLVMFYVEQMLINGYFHADPHPGNVLINKNSEIILLDYGMVKMVPNDTRLAIISLLKAANEGDYIKYIAASKKLGISAYETPDILLAEFVERIFEIFSNNALSSSNMQDLANEVMQSTRKFPFKFPMEAIYILRVSAIIEGLGTSYIENFNGIKDILPILVKNIPRAYNKKYTFVEFAMDEIEDIPQTINNAKNSLQKLNYGELEINISKQQLSYFKKAINETINSILIGFIFIITAFFLIIFDKSYALIATVFLILGFIKLLYRKS; encoded by the coding sequence ATGATAAAATTTTATAATCCATTAAGAATTTGGAAAATTTTTCGCTTATTACTCACATTTTTTCTTTTAATTAGAAAGAAAAAGTCTTTTTTCCTAGTTAAACCCTTAAAAGCAAATCAAATTTCAACACACATAAATTCGCTTGGTGCAAGTTTTATAAAACTAGCCCAAGTTCTAGCAACTAGAAGTGATTTTTTCTCTCCAAAATATTTAGAAGAGTTAAAAAAGATTCACGATTCGCTTCCTCCAATGAGCGAGAGTGATTTTAAAAAAATATATAAAGATGATATTTTTACTAAATTTAACAAAACCCCTATAGCATCAGCCTCCATAGGACAAGTTCACGAAGCTTATCTTAAAGATGGCACAAAAGTTGCAGTAAAAATAAGAAGATATAACATAAAAAAGATGGTAGTTTGCGATATTAAGATTATTTATTTTTTAAGCCATATATTTTCTCCACTCTTTTCTCATTACACAAAACATTCTATAGAAGCGGTAATATCTGAATTTTCATCGACTATATTAAGAGAAATTAGTATGAGCGAAGAACTTAAAAATTTAGAAAAATTTTCACAAATTTATAAAAATTGTAATATTAAATTTCCAAAAGCATATAAAGAATATTGCAACGACGATATGCTAACAATGAGTTACGAAGAAGGTTTTAGGTTTGATGATATACAAAATATAAAAAAACACAACATAAATATAAATAAGGTTATAAACGATTTAGTTATGTTTTATGTCGAGCAAATGCTTATAAATGGATATTTTCATGCTGATCCCCACCCTGGAAATGTGCTTATAAATAAAAATTCCGAGATAATATTGCTTGATTACGGTATGGTAAAAATGGTTCCAAATGATACAAGACTTGCCATCATATCTTTGCTAAAAGCAGCAAATGAAGGGGATTATATCAAATACATAGCAGCTTCAAAAAAACTTGGGATAAGTGCTTACGAAACGCCAGATATTTTATTGGCTGAATTTGTTGAAAGAATTTTTGAAATCTTTTCCAATAACGCTTTAAGTAGTTCAAATATGCAAGATTTGGCAAATGAAGTAATGCAAAGCACTAGGAAATTTCCATTTAAATTTCCAATGGAAGCAATTTATATTTTAAGAGTAAGTGCTATCATAGAAGGTCTTGGAACAAGTTATATAGAAAATTTTAATGGTATTAAGGATATTTTGCCAATTTTAGTTAAAAATATACCAAGAGCTTATAACAAAAAGTATACATTTGTTGAGTTTGCAATGGATGAGATAGAAGACATTCCACAAACTATAAACAACGCAAAAAATAGCCTACAAAAGCTAAACTATGGGGAACTTGAAATAAACATATCAAAACAGCAACTAAGCTATTTTAAAAAAGCTATAAATGAAACAATAAATTCCATTTTAATAGGATTTATTTTTATAATTACGGCATTTTTCTTAATTATTTTTGATAAAAGCTATGCTTTAATTGCGACTGTATTTTTGATTTTAGGATTTATAAAATTGCTTTATAGAAAGTCTTAA
- a CDS encoding phasin family protein, with amino-acid sequence MLKDILYIGLGGFLATKDKIQKELDALEQKGKLSKEDSKAFLKSLYEKGEDEHERHMQILKDILKDIIKDLNLATKDDIEKLEKKIDDKIL; translated from the coding sequence ATGCTAAAAGATATACTTTACATAGGGCTTGGCGGCTTTTTAGCAACAAAAGATAAAATTCAAAAAGAACTAGATGCTTTGGAACAAAAAGGTAAATTAAGCAAAGAAGACAGCAAAGCTTTTCTAAAAAGTCTATACGAAAAAGGAGAAGATGAGCACGAAAGACATATGCAAATTTTAAAAGATATTTTAAAAGACATTATAAAAGATTTAAATTTAGCAACAAAAGATGACATTGAAAAATTAGAAAAAAAGATAGATGATAAAATTTTATAA